The following nucleotide sequence is from Ornithodoros turicata isolate Travis chromosome 2, ASM3712646v1, whole genome shotgun sequence.
ATCGGTGTCGCCCAGTCCAGCGGCGGGGTCTTCATTTGCGACTTCAACCTTGGCTACCGCTGCCGCTTCGGTCACCGGTACCACTTTGGTCACCGCTTCGGTTACGGGTACAGCCACGGTCACCAGCTTGGTCACCGGTACGGTCTCCGTCACCACCACCTTGGTTAACGGCGCGTCCTTTGCCTCGACGTCAGCCGTTACTTCCACCACGCTTGCCCCCTCCTCACTTGCTGGAGCCGCTTCGTCGGATGCAGGCGTCCCGTTTGTTGCTGCTGTAGGGGGTGCGGTCTGCTCTACTTCAACGCAGTTGGCACGGCCCTTGTAGTCGCAGACCTGCTCTTCTGCGTTGAATTCGAGGCCGAGAGGGCACAGGAACAGCGTGGGCTGTCCCTGGGCGCAGTAGTAGAAAGTGGAGCAGTTGTATGGGTTGGGCAGAAGGGTGACTGTGGCGTTTTCGTCTTCCACGATAGGGCACTCAAGTACGCCGAGGTCGGCGTAGGCCTGTGCCACCACCAGCATCAAGATTGTCGTTATGCACTTCATGTTCTTGGCCTGCATAAAAGAAAGGAGTCGTTTTTAGTTTGAATACATTTTTTAAATACCATCTTAGGAAATAATGGATACATGTTCCCAACATGTTCTTGTTAAAGACCTTAGGAAAGTTTGTGTGTTATTTCCTGTGTGGTTCTAGAGGTAGAAACAGAGTGTAGCGTGTACCTGGAACATGATTAAAAGAGCTCTGTACACAGAAGCTAACTGGAATCTGCACAGGAAATTTCCATTTCAGAAGAAAGAATGCTTTAGATGAGAATAAGACACTGTGTCCTATTTTATAAGGCATCCCACTGTATTCCTGAATGGTTAATATCCCAATGCTAATGAACAAGTTTTCTAAATGCTCGTAAGTGAATGAATGAATATCTACAATATCCTTCGGACCGAAAAAGGTGAAATGAATGtgaatgaatgaaaaaagtgaaaaagaaaaagaaagaaagaaaagaaaagtgaaatgaATGAATATCTACAATATCCTTCGGACCGAAAAAGGTGGCTGCTGTGTCTCTCTCTATTGCAACGTCTAAATTCTAAAGTCTACTGGGAACCAAGACAACTGCATATTGTGCATGGGTTTATCAGTTTGAGATAATGATAATGCCTCAGAACTGCGCAGTTACGAGAGTTGCACATTCACACTTTTGGGCGGGACCCACACTGTCGTCTCCGGAACATTACATGAGGAGACCTGTATCGTGCTTTGGTGCGCTATGAATTAATGAACGGGCAGAATTCAAGCTACAACCCTCCTTTGTTTCTTCAAACTATGGTGACAGACCAGCATATTAATTCTCTAATTCTTGCTGAAACTGACACTTCCACCACAGAGGTTGCTATACCAGTGGGTAGCGTCCTTTTTAGTGAGTCAGTTTTGAGCGCCTTCGTCACATATGCCCTAAAATTTTCAGCTTGCCTTCCatcattaagaaaaaaaaaggaaatataaGCTAAATACAAAGTAACAGAAGCTGTTTAGTAATTTCTGACAGTCAAGTGAGCCTAACTAACAGCAGGCATATTTCAGCTGCCTAGTAGTAGAGCAAAGTCTGTCCCAAACCATCGCTGACCCCTGGTGTAAGGCTTCTGCTTCAGTACTTTCGCTGGATTTTTTTCTCTAGCATGAGCCACTTACGAAAGTAATAGCCTTTCTTCATTATATGTCATACACCTCATGTTATTGCAGGAACCTTCCTTGCAATACTAATGCGTCAGTTATAGTTACGATGCGTAAAGTGGACAGACAAACAGAGTGGGTAGTTGCAACAGATGATGTTATCGTGCTGTTTGCCTAAAATTAGGGGAGGATCATTCCAGTTTTGAATTTTTTCCAGTACTAATTTACACTGCGTTCCGACCCCATTGGAAGGTCCTATTGCTTCTTATAACGGTGCAGCACAAGCAGCTACTGTCCTAAACCATAATTGTCAGATGAAGATAGTCCGAAGTATTGCTCTATTAAGACACctaaaaatatttaaaatatattCTGCATTCCCTGTAGACATTGCAAAGGCAGCGTTGTTACAGGCAGTGCGGTTAGCAATGTAGTACGGTACTCCTGAACCTGACTTATGGAAAACAACGGAAAAAACACCTGTACTCACGTTTCTGCAATTCCTAGTTGTGGTCGCTTCGGTCCAACTCTGGCTGTAGAGGCCCCTTGTTTCTCGATAAACGTTTTTATACCATCGTCGTTAGAGGAGCCGTAAAGAGAGATAAGCTTAAGCCGACAGATTAGAAATCCCGGATCCTCCTACAAAGATGTGCGTGGGAAGGACGTGCAATCGAAGCTTTTATAACCAGACTCCGAAATGGTCCGATACGGGACCCTGTACTGGACGTTTCTCtggctctctctctcgcagCTGGGAAACACCGTCGCCTTGGCGACGGATAATGTGCCTTGTGATGGTCTTACGCTTCAGTACTGGAATGTGCAGTGACGTTGTATGTTGCATTACGCAGACGAGCTCTTGCCTTCGAACCAAACGTTATGAGCTATAACGGCAAAATTAGAAATAGGATCCTATCTTCATGACGTCGTAACATTGCCGGCAGTTCCGTGAGGGATGGGAAACGTTTGTCTTTGATGTCCAAGGCACTATACatagttagagcctgaagttttagggttttacccgattcttccccgaatttgcaccccgaattgaaggttgcctctttagggtgaaacccgatttttacctggcaaattgccctcactgggatgtctgtaggaatgcattaatttacttgtttggcagaaaaattcagttacatcaccatttgtaccaaacgactacagttagttgagtaactgagcccgatttcaccccggatttcgcatactggaagtttttttcacccgaatttgcacgaatttagtgcacacgtttatttacccgatttttaccccccgaatttagaaaaaaatatttctcgaaCACTTCAGGCTCTATACATAGTCTTACTGTGAATGTGGAAGAAGGGCAAAACATAGCTTTTGATACAGCTTGCAAGCTATGTTTAATGTTTCCAGTGTCATACGTTACTATAATGCactgtgctggacaaaagtttacagtaCACGCTCCGGTGCATTTTTCCCCTCAGAGTGACATGCTAGCAGTGAATTGGATCGTACACACTTGcgaacaggtgactgggttacctaggcacatgtctgtaagtctgtaagggtgttccataaacttttgtccagcagtGTGCCATAGATGTGGATACAGACATGCAGAGGCATTAATAAAATTCAGTATCACGTCTCGTATTAATATTGTAAGCAAGGATATAAAAATTCAGTGGAGGGAAGTGTGGGGTCATACGGTTGTGAACCTTTTTCTCATACCTCTAATCGTATGAGGGGACCATGGGGTCGAGGGCACCTCTTAGTCGAGGCCACATGTTTCGAGTTAAAGGGATGACCTCATTACAGAACACAAATGGGCAGACCCATAGTGACAAGACCTACTCGGAATGCATGCCATTCTAGTCTTCGCTGTTGATAACGAAGCACGGCAAATTCTCTTGCCGCAAAAGGTCGTTGTCATCACGTAAATAAATTGAATTAATAAGAGCTGTGCCGACGACAACAGCATCCACTGTGCATCTCCCCGAATAATCGCACGGGTCgacaaaaggaaaagaaaacagtgTTTCAAAACCTCTTGGGCTGTCTAAAGGAGATAACCTTCAAAATATAGAAAACAAAGTTACTGTAATGCTTTAGCATCATCACtccaaaggggaaaaaatgacTGGATCTAAACAAAGACGGCTGTTTCGTCAAACTTGATGGAAACCTTGGAGGATGAGGAACCAACACATACATCATGCTCAAGGTGGGGCATGAGAGCCTTACCAGAAACAGCTGTTTTGCCTGTTCCCCCCACACGTTGGTATATTCGGTTAAATGTCAATGTCACATTTTTCACTCTCAACATCCCGCATCTGCTGTTATATGGTatatttttttgtaaatttctcGAAGTCTACTTAGTGAAGCCATCACTGTTGTGTATCTGTACTGCCCTTGAATGTAATTTCTGTTAAGTTTTGGAAATGCCCAAATCGAAACTGTCCCCCAGGTGAAGCCTTCACTGTTGTGTATCTGCATTGCTCTTGAATGTAATTTCTGTTAAGTTTTGGAAATGCCCAAATCGAAACTGTCCCCCAGGTGAAGCCTTCACTGTTGTGTATCTGAATTGCTCTTGAATGTAATTTCTGTAAAGTTTTGGAAATGCCCAAATCGAAACTGTCCCCCAGGTGAAGCCTTCACTGTTGTGTATCTGAATTGCTCTTGAATGTAATTTCTGTGAAGTTTTGGAAATGCCCAAATCGAAACTGTCCCCCAGGTGAAGCCTTCACTGTTGTGTATCTGTACTGCTCTTGAATGTAATTTCTGCTAAGTTTTGGAAATGCCCAAATCGAAACTGTCCCCCAGGTGAAGCCTTCACTGTTGTGTATCTGAATTGCTCTTGAATGTAATTTCTATGAAGTTTTGGAAATTCCCAAATCGATACTGTCCCCCAGGTTGAAGCTCCCCTAAGCACCCCCCCCATTATACACCCATGTTCCAGATGTATTGGTCCCACTACCTTACATCGGAATATTTGCATGTGGGTACGTACACAAAAAAAGTGCCTTCTCGCACTTTGTGCATGCACATAATTAACGTGCTTCCCATTAGCAATGTCCGTATAAATGAGAATGTAACTTTACATAGGGATTCAGTTTTGTTGTCAACAGTGCATTGCAACAGGTGCGCTCTATCTTGCATGACGAAAGCGTCATCATTGTCACCAGAAGCGGCGCACGTCACTGCATTTTACGACGTGCCCTTAAATGCGATGATAAAAAGCGTAGTTCCCACGGATGTAGCAGGTGTCGGGCAACTGGCTGCATTAGTTTTTCCCAGAGGAGCTGTCAAGTGCGTAGGGCCGGCATTTTTCCAAAAATTCGTTCAACACCACATCATGCCCGGCCGTGCCAACAGCCCACAACATCACGGCGCCATCACATCTCAGCTGAGCCTACGCAACCCTTttatgtaatttatttattttatttattcagaGAGCTCTGCAGCGCCGTGAGGCATTACAGCAGAGGAGTGAGGTAGTGCAATGGTGATGCTACTTGCATCATTCTCAGCAGATCAAACACACAATATtgcgcacaaaaaaaagaaagaaaaaaacgaaaaaggaaaaagagtaACAACAAAAACTAAGAATCAGTGCATAAGACACCTAATCTTAACCGTAAATAATGAGTTATTGGCAGCATTAACAGCTTCTTGGGGCAGAGAATTCCACTCTGGGATGGTGGAACAAAAGAAGGGTTGCACTCGTTGAAAAACGCAGTGGTTCAATTTTTTTAGAGTGATCCATCCTCGACGATGCATACACAGGTGGTAGAAGAAATTCATCCTTATTTAGACCAGTGTTTCCGCTATGAATATCGTACAGCAATTTCAACCGATTATATCGCCTTCTATTCACACTTAATGAGAAATGGTGAGCCAGAGGTTGATGTCAACTGCACCAACGGAATGTAAATACAACATATAGTACAGGAATATTGGTCCTGTACTAGTTTGCTATATTCGGAGATATTGGTTCATCTGAGTCGTCACTGTTACGTTAATTCATCTAGTTCGCGTGTATAAACACAGTGTGGTGCCCATGCCACATGATTGATTGGGTTGATTGGGTGTTATTTAAGTGTGCCCACCAACAGC
It contains:
- the LOC135386202 gene encoding peritrophin-1-like; the protein is MKCITTILMLVVAQAYADLGVLECPIVEDENATVTLLPNPYNCSTFYYCAQGQPTLFLCPLGLEFNAEEQVCDYKGRANCVEVEQTAPPTAATNGTPASDEAAPASEEGASVVEVTADVEAKDAPLTKVVVTETVPVTKLVTVAVPVTEAVTKVVPVTEAAAVAKVEVANEDPAAGLGDTDYLTA